A portion of the Rhodopirellula bahusiensis genome contains these proteins:
- a CDS encoding pre-peptidase C-terminal domain-containing protein: MLAADATSDIPDSTPLVFAPVVEGRDLQIARSTGDLNQTSNRFSLSTEEQTELSLYVNSGGLALTFSATLFDEEGNYVTKSDPYSPHDYKSILVPEAGEYLLEVDPSFSSDDANNYQLRVLQGSLPFETESLAPLLSELQGIGTASVAGVISSGLHDEDIDSYSLGVLAEGTRVDLTASIPSGGTAAPIIELRGPRGIVVDQNPARDKVEAVIPSPGTYEVRVRQETVFDNSRYQFRGRNTKTEAEQLAHESGGHLLAINSAEEQSLFEPIDSETWIGISLGEEESVDSLRWSSGEELTYTNWQEGEPALHSHESHGDGVMDQSGKWTLKDVFSYISKSTIIEIPRNEDDPVSSFAGPDALYLLDVVVTDTDAPQVVSISGIPTHDIIADSPLVEFGFELSEPVQATGDLNHIIDLREAGVDGEFFTDDDRLFHTTSKLDSPTELVVCIMDGPIADGHYQISISDQLTDLFGNPLAAGAGYSKSFEIAIDAERFVFEGVDNDTIETATPIPLTPDSGGTGLSHTTRTGLGLNSYYGDPDYWTFDVAAASEITVRISGNGRGLTLLDADENVLASDVSVIDAASLSKAGQYFVRIVGSRGSDANAPYQLSLDVSESIAMETDSRQSNHNSTTEDIEFDETTNPRLAKVTGALAFGSDSPQDRFFLGTLNAGSTVSLRSILPHWSTLKPFVELYRGYERILDINVSEEVFEGTIATDGRYYAVVRADTGYGLHGQYILDIEIDDDITPKLLGTPGLPAADEVGNELIGRFELNFSEEVLLDNNSIDLREAGEDGQFDTDDDRSFDVELTTDETSSNFEFIVTDGPLDTGQFRLTLNADITDLSGNTLDGDNVVSQFFQLDAVDSTEIFEGFDNDQRDRATVLPLQLDPTGTGFSRTPRSGVGLIETFNDTDWWSFEAEALQTIRVTLTTEMINTLDLTVTDSEGHAIVGSLSTHQQGDKSTLVNRFRAPSDGEYYIHIQKRTLISSEYQRDYELRVDTVAGQTLESREQANQYKGHGDTIALNSTPDGSLRGSIAGTLLLSDRDTYELGSLEPNLQVRFTIDRPEWSQVEPVIGLYGVGSAFTEISPDEDGSFRALTTDRGEYEVFVAANPEGNGAGFDGQYVLNVEVIDTVPFQVTEIRGLPSDNVETDQMLSDFEVTFNRNLSESSFESSEVSIVEAGADGQFGTSDDQTYALRHEFAYAHGEAQRDRLHFSVESGVNVLREGKYRLHLPASFESRYGEPLEEGDGYSTDFSIDELPEGYLFEGPANDDRTGAVHLDPEAPGSNWLVRGIGSLERDDDIDFWSIDASAGDWVTVWTPNRSSSYFATSGLSNEAGQYMTASSRHHQYPQQGAFQHYVIPTDGEYFVAVEGNTAQLPNDRLYELWVHIAPLADGEAPIEGFHLNHPIFQKTDHGETAVIADSFISDEFGFFYPYHETTYDIGHLPEHTDVRIDTRSTTWTFANSFLLLDPIANRRSQKFVVTGTITGDPGTDLTIGPTHHYPGHIPTSQQRADYIVEIQSFDVTAPKISLDIETDSDTHLVRASASDSDELGRQGSGVTQLSLFSIHDGSLSHRQSGTTNRIEHTITSAHASHFFATATDRVGNRSILDLSGQDLGSISIDSSIADNSLVTWPSQIAVGPGTSLTWSGQWEVLLPIIRDNRLYHRVTAGDQVIEFETTSEDQNPVIPYDVDRSGSVSALDALLVINHLSSAHAQTETRLSLSGHYFDVNGDSRSTALDALQVINQLRFGPSSGASEFIPIENTATQPFICRFGPTEDAYDTTHPMSDTAIPPQSLNQFIDATPAVPVSQPLWKIDTSSRGEPGTSLDPTTVDEVLTSSTNALLEHLL, translated from the coding sequence ATGCTCGCCGCCGATGCCACATCGGATATCCCCGATAGCACGCCGCTCGTGTTTGCTCCCGTTGTGGAAGGACGAGACCTGCAAATTGCACGCTCGACCGGCGATCTGAATCAGACCAGCAATCGATTTTCGCTTTCGACTGAGGAGCAAACGGAACTTTCGCTCTACGTCAATTCAGGTGGTTTAGCACTCACATTCAGTGCCACTCTTTTCGACGAGGAGGGGAACTATGTCACCAAGAGTGATCCATATTCCCCACACGATTACAAATCGATCCTCGTCCCGGAAGCTGGTGAGTATCTACTTGAAGTTGATCCGTCATTTTCCTCCGACGATGCCAACAACTATCAGCTGAGGGTACTGCAGGGGAGCTTGCCCTTCGAAACCGAATCGCTTGCCCCACTTCTTTCGGAACTTCAGGGCATCGGAACAGCAAGCGTTGCCGGTGTGATTTCCAGCGGACTGCACGACGAAGACATCGACTCCTACTCGCTCGGAGTTCTGGCGGAAGGAACGCGAGTCGATTTGACCGCCAGCATTCCCAGTGGCGGGACAGCCGCACCGATCATCGAGCTTCGTGGCCCCCGCGGCATCGTTGTCGATCAAAATCCCGCTCGAGACAAGGTTGAAGCCGTTATCCCAAGTCCCGGCACATACGAGGTGCGAGTGCGGCAGGAAACAGTCTTTGACAATAGCCGATATCAATTTCGAGGTCGGAATACAAAGACAGAAGCGGAACAATTGGCCCACGAAAGCGGCGGACACTTGCTCGCGATCAACAGCGCCGAAGAACAATCGCTTTTTGAACCAATCGATAGCGAAACCTGGATTGGAATCAGTCTGGGCGAAGAAGAGTCTGTCGATTCGCTGAGGTGGTCCAGCGGCGAAGAACTTACCTATACCAATTGGCAGGAAGGTGAGCCAGCCTTGCACTCGCATGAATCGCATGGCGATGGAGTCATGGATCAGTCTGGCAAATGGACGCTGAAAGACGTCTTCTCCTACATCAGCAAGTCGACCATCATCGAAATTCCGCGAAACGAAGATGATCCGGTGTCTTCGTTTGCAGGTCCCGATGCACTGTATCTGCTAGACGTTGTCGTCACCGACACGGATGCCCCTCAAGTCGTATCGATATCGGGAATCCCCACCCACGATATCATCGCAGATTCGCCATTGGTTGAGTTTGGTTTTGAGTTGAGTGAGCCAGTCCAAGCGACTGGCGACCTGAACCATATCATTGATCTACGTGAGGCTGGCGTCGATGGCGAATTCTTTACCGATGATGATCGACTCTTCCATACAACATCCAAACTTGATTCACCGACTGAACTCGTCGTCTGCATCATGGACGGTCCCATCGCAGATGGCCACTATCAGATTTCCATCTCGGATCAACTAACGGACTTGTTCGGGAATCCTTTGGCCGCTGGTGCTGGGTACAGCAAATCGTTCGAAATCGCGATTGATGCCGAACGTTTCGTTTTTGAAGGAGTCGACAACGACACCATTGAAACGGCGACGCCGATTCCATTGACGCCTGACTCGGGAGGAACAGGACTTTCGCACACGACGCGAACCGGCCTGGGGCTAAACAGCTACTACGGAGACCCGGACTATTGGACATTTGACGTAGCAGCGGCATCTGAAATCACCGTCCGCATTTCGGGCAACGGAAGAGGACTGACATTACTGGACGCGGATGAAAATGTGCTGGCATCCGATGTAAGTGTGATTGACGCAGCCTCATTGTCAAAAGCAGGCCAGTACTTTGTCCGGATCGTAGGATCCAGAGGATCAGATGCAAACGCACCCTATCAGCTTTCTCTAGATGTCTCCGAATCGATTGCGATGGAAACTGATTCCAGACAATCGAATCACAATTCAACAACCGAAGACATTGAGTTTGACGAAACGACCAATCCGCGATTGGCCAAAGTCACCGGAGCATTGGCTTTCGGCTCGGACTCCCCACAAGACAGATTTTTCCTGGGAACATTGAACGCGGGCTCAACAGTCTCGCTCCGATCGATCCTTCCGCACTGGAGCACACTGAAACCTTTCGTTGAACTCTATCGTGGTTACGAGAGAATTCTTGACATCAATGTTTCAGAAGAAGTCTTCGAAGGCACGATTGCAACGGACGGAAGGTACTATGCCGTCGTACGGGCTGACACGGGATACGGTCTGCATGGCCAGTACATCCTCGACATCGAGATTGATGACGACATCACCCCGAAACTTCTCGGAACCCCGGGCTTGCCCGCAGCAGACGAAGTAGGCAATGAACTGATCGGTCGCTTCGAATTGAACTTCAGCGAAGAAGTGTTGTTGGACAACAACTCGATTGATCTGCGTGAAGCGGGCGAGGACGGTCAATTCGATACCGATGACGACCGGTCATTCGACGTCGAACTGACAACCGATGAAACCAGTTCCAATTTCGAGTTCATCGTGACGGATGGCCCGCTCGACACAGGGCAATTCCGTCTGACGCTGAATGCCGACATCACGGACTTATCCGGAAACACATTGGATGGCGACAACGTCGTCTCGCAATTTTTCCAATTGGATGCCGTCGACAGCACAGAAATCTTCGAAGGTTTCGACAACGACCAGCGTGATCGAGCGACCGTTTTGCCACTCCAATTGGATCCAACCGGAACCGGATTTTCGCGAACGCCTCGATCGGGCGTGGGTCTCATTGAAACCTTCAACGACACCGATTGGTGGAGCTTCGAGGCTGAGGCTTTACAAACCATTCGCGTCACGCTGACGACGGAGATGATTAACACCCTGGATCTCACGGTCACGGACTCCGAGGGCCACGCAATCGTTGGCTCTCTGTCAACGCACCAACAAGGCGACAAGTCGACGTTGGTCAACCGTTTCCGAGCTCCGAGCGACGGCGAATACTACATCCACATTCAAAAGCGAACCTTGATTTCCAGCGAGTATCAACGCGACTACGAATTGCGCGTCGATACTGTTGCCGGCCAGACGCTGGAATCGAGAGAACAGGCAAACCAGTACAAAGGACATGGCGACACAATCGCGTTGAACTCGACGCCGGATGGATCGCTGAGGGGATCAATCGCTGGGACACTCCTCCTTTCAGATCGTGATACGTACGAACTCGGCTCCCTCGAACCGAATCTTCAAGTTCGGTTCACCATCGATCGACCTGAGTGGAGTCAAGTCGAACCTGTCATCGGTCTTTATGGTGTGGGCTCAGCGTTCACCGAAATCTCTCCCGACGAAGATGGTAGTTTTCGAGCGTTGACGACCGACCGTGGGGAATATGAAGTGTTTGTCGCGGCAAATCCGGAAGGGAACGGCGCCGGTTTCGATGGACAGTATGTGTTGAACGTGGAAGTCATCGACACCGTGCCGTTCCAAGTCACGGAAATCCGCGGGCTACCTTCGGACAATGTCGAGACCGACCAGATGCTGTCGGATTTCGAAGTGACCTTCAATCGCAACCTAAGTGAAAGCTCGTTCGAATCATCCGAAGTCTCCATCGTGGAAGCCGGTGCAGACGGTCAGTTCGGTACCTCGGACGATCAAACCTACGCACTCAGGCACGAATTCGCGTACGCCCATGGAGAAGCACAGCGTGACCGTCTCCACTTCTCCGTTGAGTCTGGAGTGAACGTTCTGCGTGAGGGCAAGTATCGACTGCACCTGCCCGCTAGCTTCGAATCGCGATATGGCGAACCGCTCGAGGAAGGCGATGGCTATTCGACAGACTTCTCGATCGATGAATTGCCAGAAGGGTATCTTTTTGAGGGTCCCGCAAACGATGACCGGACTGGCGCAGTCCATCTCGATCCTGAGGCACCTGGTTCGAATTGGTTGGTCCGGGGCATCGGATCGTTGGAACGAGATGACGACATCGATTTTTGGAGCATCGACGCGTCAGCCGGCGATTGGGTCACCGTTTGGACACCCAATCGATCCAGCTCTTATTTTGCAACGTCAGGCCTTTCGAACGAAGCTGGCCAATACATGACCGCGAGCTCGCGTCATCACCAATATCCGCAGCAGGGTGCATTCCAACACTATGTGATCCCCACTGATGGCGAGTACTTCGTAGCGGTTGAAGGCAACACAGCCCAACTTCCGAATGACCGGCTGTATGAACTCTGGGTTCACATTGCTCCATTGGCTGATGGTGAGGCGCCGATCGAAGGATTCCACCTCAACCATCCCATTTTTCAAAAGACTGATCACGGAGAGACCGCCGTTATCGCCGACTCCTTCATCAGCGACGAGTTCGGCTTCTTCTACCCCTATCATGAAACAACTTACGACATAGGTCATCTGCCGGAACACACTGACGTTCGGATCGATACCCGTTCGACGACCTGGACGTTCGCAAATTCGTTTCTCCTTCTTGATCCAATTGCCAATCGAAGGTCTCAAAAATTTGTCGTGACAGGAACAATCACGGGCGACCCGGGTACCGATCTAACAATTGGCCCAACGCATCATTACCCGGGACATATCCCAACCTCTCAGCAGCGCGCAGACTACATCGTTGAGATTCAGTCGTTTGACGTGACCGCCCCTAAAATCTCGCTGGACATCGAGACTGATTCAGACACACATCTTGTCCGTGCCTCAGCAAGTGACAGTGACGAACTCGGTCGCCAAGGTTCGGGTGTCACACAATTGTCACTGTTTTCGATCCATGATGGATCGCTCTCGCATCGACAGTCCGGCACGACTAACCGCATCGAACACACAATCACCTCTGCCCATGCCTCCCATTTCTTTGCAACCGCAACCGACCGTGTCGGAAACCGGTCCATCCTCGACCTGAGCGGTCAAGACCTGGGGTCAATATCGATCGACTCGTCCATCGCGGACAATTCCCTTGTGACATGGCCCTCTCAAATTGCCGTCGGGCCTGGCACCAGCCTCACTTGGTCGGGACAATGGGAGGTGCTGCTACCCATCATCCGCGACAACCGCCTGTACCACCGCGTGACAGCAGGCGATCAGGTGATCGAATTCGAAACCACGTCCGAAGATCAAAACCCCGTCATTCCATACGACGTTGATCGTAGCGGAAGCGTCTCGGCTCTGGATGCACTGCTGGTAATCAACCATCTCAGTAGCGCACACGCCCAAACCGAAACACGGTTGAGTCTTAGTGGTCACTACTTTGACGTCAATGGAGATTCTCGATCAACCGCACTGGACGCGTTGCAAGTCATCAACCAATTGCGTTTTGGTCCTTCCTCAGGAGCGTCAGAATTCATTCCAATCGAAAACACCGCTACTCAACCGTTCATCTGTCGATTCGGACCGACGGAAGATGCATACGACACAACTCATCCGATGAGTGATACGGCGATCCCGCCCCAATCGCTCAACCAATTCATCGATGCGACACCCGCCGTTCCTGTATCGCAACCCTTATGGAAAATCGACACATCATCACGCGGTGAGCCAGGAACGTCACTTGATCCAACAACCGTCGATGAAGTCCTCACTTCATCGACGAACGCGTTGTTAGAACATTTGCTCTAA
- a CDS encoding HD domain-containing protein: MSSMKLRRQIAWEAARLMYSRDVSEYYQAKQKAARRIHKGWVKPADLPSNAEIREQVQILARLHEGSDHQRHRLLEMRLRAAWWLRQLKEFHPRLIGSVLSGAIRQGSDVDIHVFASNPHRITLKLDEFGVYYDLQRKRVQKDGEQRVFTHIHVRDEFPIELTVYHPSLLGFRFRSSITNKAIERSSLSQLERLIVLEHNIDPQQQAARLNEMDSCPDRFAVFLSLLVPLENVQQNLRFHPEGDALFHSLQVYGHAKEQMPYDEEFLLAALLHDVGKAIDPDDHVLAGLESIEGFVSNRTSWLIANHMEAHKIHDRTIGARRRKRLVAHHWYEDLITLGECDRAGRVPGAQVESIEEALDYIEQIDEMFGS; this comes from the coding sequence ATGTCATCGATGAAACTACGCCGCCAAATTGCTTGGGAGGCGGCACGTTTGATGTACTCGCGCGACGTCAGTGAGTACTACCAAGCCAAGCAAAAGGCGGCTCGAAGGATCCACAAAGGATGGGTCAAACCGGCTGACTTGCCCTCCAACGCCGAGATTCGCGAGCAAGTTCAAATTCTCGCTCGGTTGCATGAGGGAAGCGATCACCAAAGGCATCGCTTGCTGGAAATGCGATTGCGAGCCGCATGGTGGCTGCGTCAGTTGAAGGAGTTTCATCCCCGGTTGATCGGCAGTGTTCTCAGCGGCGCCATTCGGCAAGGTTCCGACGTGGACATTCACGTCTTTGCGTCCAATCCGCATCGCATCACGCTGAAGCTCGACGAATTTGGCGTCTACTATGACCTGCAACGCAAACGCGTGCAGAAGGATGGGGAGCAGAGGGTTTTCACGCACATCCATGTTCGCGATGAATTTCCAATCGAGCTCACTGTCTATCATCCATCCTTGCTCGGTTTTCGGTTCCGTAGTTCGATCACAAACAAAGCGATTGAACGGTCCAGCTTGTCCCAGTTGGAACGACTGATTGTGTTGGAGCACAACATCGATCCGCAGCAACAAGCTGCGAGGTTGAATGAAATGGATTCCTGCCCGGATCGTTTCGCCGTCTTTCTGTCGTTGTTGGTTCCTTTGGAAAACGTTCAGCAAAACCTGCGATTTCATCCCGAAGGCGATGCGTTGTTCCACAGTCTGCAAGTCTACGGGCACGCCAAGGAACAGATGCCCTATGACGAAGAGTTTTTGCTCGCAGCGTTGTTGCATGACGTCGGCAAAGCAATCGATCCGGATGACCACGTGTTGGCAGGCTTGGAATCGATCGAAGGGTTCGTGTCAAATCGAACGAGCTGGCTGATCGCCAATCACATGGAGGCACACAAAATCCATGATCGCACGATCGGAGCGCGGCGGCGCAAGCGTTTGGTCGCTCATCATTGGTATGAAGACTTGATCACTCTGGGTGAATGCGATCGAGCAGGTCGAGTCCCCGGGGCCCAAGTCGAGTCCATTGAAGAAGCACTTGACTACATCGAACAGATCGATGAAATGTTCGGTAGTTGA
- a CDS encoding UbiA family prenyltransferase, producing MNSKSSRSSLPTDVTLGTRLFSWAKLVRLPNGFTVVADVSAAFLLVLGASGWLRSGDDTAGSIWPSMALVVASGVALYWGGMVLNDVFDIRADRRARSERPLPRREIRLADARLVGWTLLVIGIILASLIGLVPGVIAILLSVCIVAYDGPFKRTRIASVLMGGCRVLSFLLGSTAAHSVIPAEQWQGRVSVLGEPVWMHITPVTFAFAIGMGLYITGVTTFARREAIGDRSMHLPLGWFGMTLGGVVLALAPRFAGVLSNADVPVNWTKGWQIDPAVIFPATIALMIVPTLARGWTAWQSPSPKRIQLTIKSAIMAIIPLMAAITMLGAGAIPSLCVFALMIPSMWLARRFRVT from the coding sequence ATGAATTCCAAATCATCTCGCTCTTCGCTTCCCACGGATGTCACGCTGGGAACCCGCTTGTTCTCATGGGCGAAACTGGTTCGATTGCCCAACGGATTCACCGTCGTCGCTGATGTATCGGCCGCGTTCTTGTTGGTGCTCGGCGCCAGCGGTTGGTTGCGATCAGGAGATGACACGGCTGGTTCCATCTGGCCCTCGATGGCTTTGGTGGTGGCATCCGGAGTCGCGTTGTACTGGGGTGGAATGGTGCTCAACGATGTTTTTGACATCCGAGCCGATCGTCGAGCCCGCAGCGAACGACCACTCCCACGTCGCGAAATTCGACTGGCCGATGCACGGTTGGTCGGTTGGACCTTGCTTGTCATTGGGATTATTCTCGCGTCATTGATCGGGTTGGTTCCGGGTGTGATCGCCATACTCTTGAGCGTTTGCATCGTCGCCTACGACGGTCCGTTCAAACGAACTCGCATCGCTTCGGTGCTGATGGGCGGATGTCGTGTTCTGAGCTTCCTGCTGGGATCCACCGCGGCTCACTCGGTAATCCCTGCGGAACAATGGCAGGGACGCGTCTCCGTGCTGGGCGAACCCGTCTGGATGCACATCACACCCGTCACGTTCGCCTTCGCGATCGGTATGGGACTGTACATCACCGGCGTCACCACGTTCGCGCGTCGCGAAGCGATTGGTGATCGCAGCATGCATCTGCCGCTGGGTTGGTTTGGCATGACACTCGGCGGAGTCGTGCTGGCTCTCGCACCGCGTTTTGCAGGTGTGTTGTCGAACGCTGACGTGCCAGTGAACTGGACCAAAGGTTGGCAAATTGATCCGGCCGTGATCTTCCCCGCGACGATTGCGTTGATGATTGTGCCGACGCTGGCGAGAGGTTGGACGGCGTGGCAATCACCGTCGCCCAAACGCATTCAGTTGACCATCAAATCCGCGATCATGGCGATCATCCCATTGATGGCCGCGATCACCATGCTCGGTGCCGGAGCCATCCCATCGCTCTGCGTCTTCGCATTGATGATCCCATCGATGTGGCTCGCCCGCCGCTTCCGAGTGACGTGA
- a CDS encoding DNA-methyltransferase produces MKTSPAFGQIHVSDCVEGMAELPAGCIDLAFADPPFNIGYTYDVYDDSLETDEYLQWSESWIRGVHRVLADDGAFWLAIGDEYAAELKVLAQKIGFQCRSWVIWYYTFGVHCKYKFTRSHAHLFHFVKDEKHFKFNADDPSVRVPSARQLVYNDRRANSKGRMPDDTWILRPQDLPYGFTADEDIWYFPRVAGTFKERAGFHGCQMPEQLLGRIIRACSDPGDKVLDPFSGSATTVAVAKKLGREFISFEMSEEYVSLGTERLEQIRVGDPLTGAADPLRSAPATNGKKNETKAEKLAREEERQRWATQQVGPQLEFQFETLRSMTDGELINAFREIHDGHSVDRVLLDPVLSDRLESACRRISEREPAASRRQRLIELRASGALTAEGVHTQRPTTIPTTTLERFSYAAELAWAILVQRYPEHSLDDVFTDPKLLSEFDREAVMHAADADPLTLRWCATQLRSWATTAREHQPGADEPERSSPKFSAAKNWTTTAGPSSKSGSSKGGLYQVLAQDDSVLFVGETSDFSVRFGDHLADESAERFWRNEAGGQPKVRTALIQDATGPERRLAMCQWLQQNPATSRNLVSLWSTGISLSVNAPS; encoded by the coding sequence TTGAAGACTTCCCCAGCGTTCGGACAAATTCACGTTTCAGATTGCGTCGAAGGCATGGCAGAGCTGCCGGCCGGATGCATCGATTTGGCGTTCGCTGACCCGCCGTTCAACATCGGCTACACCTACGACGTCTACGACGACTCGTTGGAAACGGACGAGTACCTGCAGTGGTCCGAGAGCTGGATTCGCGGTGTGCACCGGGTGCTGGCCGACGACGGAGCCTTCTGGCTGGCGATTGGTGACGAATACGCTGCCGAACTGAAAGTGCTCGCACAAAAGATCGGCTTCCAGTGCCGCAGTTGGGTCATCTGGTATTACACCTTTGGCGTGCACTGCAAATACAAGTTCACGCGTTCGCACGCCCACCTGTTTCACTTCGTCAAAGACGAAAAACACTTCAAGTTCAACGCCGACGATCCATCCGTGCGTGTGCCGTCGGCCCGGCAATTGGTTTACAACGACCGCCGAGCCAACAGCAAAGGCCGGATGCCTGATGACACTTGGATCCTGCGTCCTCAGGACCTGCCTTACGGCTTCACGGCCGACGAAGACATCTGGTACTTCCCCCGAGTCGCGGGCACGTTCAAAGAGCGTGCCGGTTTCCACGGATGTCAAATGCCCGAACAGTTGCTCGGACGCATCATCAGAGCCTGCAGCGACCCCGGCGACAAAGTGCTGGATCCCTTCAGCGGCAGTGCCACCACCGTCGCCGTTGCCAAGAAACTCGGTCGCGAATTCATCAGCTTTGAAATGAGCGAAGAATACGTTTCGCTCGGAACCGAACGTCTCGAACAAATTCGTGTTGGCGATCCGCTGACAGGTGCCGCAGACCCTCTTCGCAGTGCCCCGGCCACCAACGGAAAGAAGAACGAAACCAAAGCGGAGAAACTCGCTCGCGAAGAGGAACGACAACGCTGGGCAACCCAACAAGTGGGACCTCAGTTGGAATTCCAGTTTGAAACCCTGCGTTCCATGACCGATGGCGAATTGATCAACGCCTTCCGCGAAATCCATGATGGCCACTCCGTCGATCGGGTGCTGCTCGATCCGGTCCTCAGCGATCGCCTGGAATCCGCCTGTCGCCGGATCTCCGAACGCGAGCCCGCTGCCTCCCGCCGCCAGCGACTAATCGAACTTCGCGCGTCCGGTGCACTCACCGCCGAGGGCGTTCACACGCAACGTCCCACAACGATCCCCACCACCACTCTCGAACGATTCAGCTACGCCGCTGAATTGGCGTGGGCGATCCTAGTGCAACGTTATCCCGAACACAGCTTGGACGATGTCTTTACCGATCCGAAGTTACTTTCAGAATTTGATCGAGAAGCAGTGATGCATGCGGCTGACGCTGATCCATTGACGCTTCGTTGGTGTGCGACCCAACTGCGATCATGGGCGACTACCGCCCGAGAGCACCAACCCGGGGCGGACGAACCTGAGCGATCATCCCCCAAGTTCTCAGCAGCCAAAAACTGGACCACCACCGCCGGACCGAGTTCGAAAAGCGGCTCCTCCAAAGGCGGCCTGTACCAGGTGCTCGCCCAAGACGATTCCGTGTTGTTCGTGGGCGAAACCTCCGACTTCTCCGTTCGTTTTGGCGACCACCTGGCCGACGAATCAGCAGAACGCTTTTGGCGAAACGAGGCCGGTGGCCAACCCAAAGTCCGCACCGCGTTGATCCAGGACGCGACGGGCCCCGAACGACGCCTCGCGATGTGCCAATGGCTGCAACAAAATCCGGCAACCTCACGGAACCTCGTTTCCTTGTGGAGCACCGGCATTTCACTGAGCGTAAACGCCCCTTCTTGA